A stretch of the Ostrea edulis chromosome 9, xbOstEdul1.1, whole genome shotgun sequence genome encodes the following:
- the LOC125663509 gene encoding uncharacterized protein LOC125663509: MMEGFKIAMDAQISHKEILERKINDLSQTVQNLRKGIHSLQRENLQQNSMITKLQANEALCQKLMDGFNSNTSFTMKMFDQTFSDSPLHAPAAKQSKAVLSKRTANDIRKETLLNPVPTVSSSEEPIAFYAYMTQRLSSPSAFHTLVFDKTITNSGYGYHNASGIFIVPKTGLYVFTWTIQLNKNAYHSTELVVSNAIQGAAFLSVSQLEGSVSGTAIVHANLGDDAFVRTKSTYNAGDIYSSAIGRTFFAGWRLS; the protein is encoded by the exons ATGATGGAAGGTTTTAAGATTGCAATGGATGCCCAAATAAGTCATAAGGaaattttggaaagaaaaaTCAATGACCTTTCGCAGACTGTGCAGAATCTAAGGAAAGGTATCCATTCGCTGCAAAGagaaaatttacaacaaaactCCATGATTACTAAGCTCCAGGCCAACGAAGCGCTTTGTCAAAAGCTGATGGATGGATTCAACAGCAATACCtcatttacaatgaaaatgtTCGACCAGACTTTTTCAGATAGTCCGCTCCATGCTCCTGCTGCAAAGCAGTCCAAGGCTGTACTATCTAAGAGAACGGCGAATGATATACGTAAAG AAACGTTGTTAAATCCTGTACCAACAGTTTCATCTTCTGAGGAACCCATTGCTTTCTACGCTTATATGACTCAGCGGTTGTCGTCACCCAGCGCTTTCCACACCTTAGTCTTCGACAAAACAATAACGAATTCTGGATATGGCTACCATAATGCTTCGGGCATTTTTATCGTACCAAAAACTGGACTGTACGTATTTACATGGACTATTCAGCTGAATAAAAATGCTTACCACAGCACAGAACTGGTTGTTAGTAATGCTATACAAGGAGCAGCGTTTTTGAGTGTCTCGCAGCTTGAGGGCTCTGTTTCCGGGACTGCCATAGTTCATGCCAACCTAGGAGATGACGCTTTTGTTCGAACGAAGTCCACATACAATGCCGGTGACATATATAGTAGTGCTATTGGTCGAACTTTTTTTGCGGGGTGGCGTCTTTCTTAG
- the LOC125659618 gene encoding presenilins-associated rhomboid-like protein, mitochondrial — protein sequence MSGSLIVLCRFPAKRSLESLTSICRNSHGLKDVCSSRLLLPKGENGSLIQKQFIRGGRGTKKTPYPEYESDGSRLFKHFQLTVTVCGCSFVGSMIWQYENIKQKIKEVKHQINAHGEFRMHYVDFTNLVSGIIVANVAVFAMWKIPRLLPFMQRYFLCSPCRSQSVFGGFFAAFSHDNFFHLFCNMYVLWSFSAVTLNLFGKEQFLAVYLSGAALSSFLSICNKVLLRIPTASVGASGAICALIGATCVTYPDGKLSIALVNQIFPHSFTAQSGLIGLITLDTLGILLRWKLFDHAAHLGGTLFGIWYVKYGQDLIWKKRESFLQWWHKIRESKT from the exons ATGTCAGGATCtttaatagtgttatgtaggttTCCGGCAAAGCGATCGTTGGAAAG tttaaCATCCATATGCAGAAACAGTCATGGTTTAAAAGATGTGTGCTCAAGTAGACTGCTTTTGCCAAAGGGGGAAAATGGTTCCTTAATCCAGAAACAGTTTATTCGAGGAGGTCGAGGCACAAAGAAGACGCCGTATCCGGAATATGAGAGTGATGGTTCTCGTCTCTTCAAACACTTCCAGTTAACAGTCACT GTGTGTGGATGCAGTTTCGTTGGATCTATGATATGGCAGTATGAAAACATTAAGCAAAAAATCAAGGAAGTGAAACATCAAATAAACGCGCACGGTGAATTCAGAATGCACTACGTAGATTTT ACAAACTTGGTGAGCGGGATCATTGTGGCGAATGTGGCAGTGTTCGCCATGTGGAAAATTCCTCGTCTTCTTCCTTTCATGCAGAGATATTTCCTTTGCTCTCCTTGTCGAA GTCAGTCTGTCTTCGGGGGATTTTTCGCTGCATTCAGTCACGACAACTTTTTCCATCTCTTCTGTAACATGTATGTTTTGTGGAGTTTTTCTGCCGTTACTCTTAACCTGTTTGGCAAGGAACAGTTTTTAGCAGTGTATTTAAGTGGTG CTGCCTTGTCATCATTTCTCAGCATTTGTAACAAAGTACTCTTGCGAATTCCCACGGCTTCTGTTGGGGCA TCTGGTGCCATATGTGCCTTGATTGGAGCTACATGTGTAACATATCCTGACGGCAAACTCAGTATAGCGCTCGTCAACCAGATTTTTCCACATTCATTTACGGCTCAATCC GGCCTTATTGGATTAATAACTTTGGATACCTTGGGAATATTGTTAAGATGGAAGTTATTTGACCATGCAGCCCATTTAGGTGGGACTTTATTTGGCAT ATGGTATGTGAAGTATGGACAGGACCTTATTTGGAAAAAGAGGGAATCATTTCTGCAATGGTGGCATAAAATAAGAGAATCAAAGACTTAG
- the LOC125658883 gene encoding uncharacterized protein LOC125658883, with amino-acid sequence MVPKVEKSRSNMIIVFFCIFLCVLTENNVYGYFRSENGNTEATIVFKEEIVTVQQEQINFLMTKVSELSDVVQHQKLEMTILKKENENLVSVLSDIKITQALVLSTCKVDHIERLKSESESSASSKLKYPDLVAETLDFHSRKERLLLSQPPTHTNPTSGNVIAFYAYMSGDFVNPGASRTLIFDKIITNAGNGYHNATGAFVVPKTGYYVFSWSMRLFNGAYHQAELVHNHNVMGVAYLYAPTGDHTVSNTIVIHVNQGDDVFIRTQSGANSGDVESGTGGRTEFSGWKLN; translated from the exons ATGGTCCCAAAGGTCGAGAAATCAAGGAGCAACATGattattgttttcttttgtatttTCTTATGTGTTCTTACGGAAAACAACGTGTATGGATATTTCAGATCGGAAAACGGAAACACCGAAGCCACAATAGTATTCAAGGAAGAAATTGTTACAGTCCAGCAAGAACAAATCAATTTTCTTATGACAAAAGTTTCTGAATTATCGGATGTTGTTCAACATCAGAAGTTGGAAATGactattttgaaaaaagaaaatgaaaatctgGTCAGTGTTTTGTCAGACATTAAGATAACGCAGGCATTggttttaagtacatgtaaagtAGATCATATCGAGCGTTTGAAGTCCGAAAGTGAAAGCAGTGCTTCCTCAAAATTGAAGTATCCTGATCTTGTCGCAGAAACCTTGGATTTTCATAGCAGGAAAG AAAGGTTACTTCTATCACAACCTCCAACCCATACGAACCCTACAAGTGGAAACGTCATAGCTTTTTATGCCTACATGTCTGGTGACTTTGTGAATCCTGGCGCCTCTCGCACTTTGATATTTGACAAAATAATCACAAATGCTGGAAACGGTTACCACAACGCCACTGGGGCTTTCGTTGTGCCCAAAACTGGGTACTATGTGTTCAGTTGGTCCATGCGTTTATTCAATGGTGCTTACCACCAAGCGGAACTGGTCCACAATCACAACGTGATGGGCGTGGCTTATCTCTACGCTCCGACGGGAGACCACACGGTCAGTAACACTATAGTCATCCACGTTAACCAAGGCGATGATGTTTTCATTAGAACCCAATCTGGAGCAAATTCAGGGGACGTTGAAAGCGGGACTGGTGGACGGACAGAATTCTCGGGCTGGAAATTAAACTAA